One region of Moraxella sp. ZY210820 genomic DNA includes:
- the thiS gene encoding sulfur carrier protein ThiS, with amino-acid sequence MKIYLNGELIETSAQILLELIDGLDLQGQRFAVEMNEQIISKSKFADTPLTEHAKIEIIQAVGGG; translated from the coding sequence GGCGAATTGATTGAAACATCTGCACAAATTTTACTAGAGTTGATTGATGGTTTAGATTTACAAGGGCAACGATTTGCGGTAGAAATGAATGAACAAATTATCAGTAAATCAAAATTTGCTGATACGCCATTAACAGAACACGCAAAAATTGAAATTATCCAAGCCGTTGGTGGTGGTTGA
- a CDS encoding thiazole synthase → MHTQDSPLMIGSRQFNSRLLVGTGKYKDLQETDLAIQASGAEIVTVAIRRVNIGQDPNQPNLLSVIPPEKYTILPNTAGCFDANSAVRTCMLARELLDGHNLVKLEVLGDEKTLYPNVTETLKAARTLIDDGFDIMVYTSDDPIVAKELEDMGCVAIMPLGSLIGSGLGILNPHTISIIKENAKVPVLVDAGVGTASDAAIAMELGCDGVLMNTAIAQAQNPILMASAMKKAVEAGREAFLAGRMPRKRMANASSPETGYFFK, encoded by the coding sequence ATGCACACACAAGATAGCCCATTAATGATCGGTTCACGTCAATTTAATTCACGTTTATTGGTCGGTACAGGTAAATATAAAGATTTACAAGAAACGGATTTAGCCATTCAAGCGAGTGGAGCAGAAATCGTTACTGTTGCTATTCGCCGAGTAAATATTGGACAAGACCCTAATCAACCCAATTTGTTATCGGTTATTCCACCTGAAAAATATACGATTTTACCAAATACTGCAGGCTGTTTTGATGCTAATAGTGCAGTAAGAACTTGTATGTTGGCTCGTGAGTTATTAGATGGTCATAATTTAGTTAAATTAGAAGTTTTAGGCGATGAAAAAACACTTTATCCTAATGTAACTGAAACATTGAAAGCCGCACGCACGCTGATTGATGATGGTTTTGACATCATGGTTTATACGTCTGATGACCCAATTGTTGCTAAAGAATTAGAAGATATGGGCTGTGTGGCGATTATGCCATTGGGTAGTTTAATTGGTTCAGGTTTAGGCATTTTAAATCCACATACCATTTCAATTATCAAAGAAAATGCTAAAGTCCCTGTATTGGTTGATGCTGGTGTAGGCACGGCGAGTGATGCGGCAATTGCAATGGAATTAGGTTGTGATGGTGTATTGATGAATACCGCAATTGCCCAAGCACAAAATCCAATTTTAATGGCTTCAGCAATGAAAAAAGCAGTCGAAGCAGGACGAGAAGCCTTTTTAGCAGGGCGTATGCCACGCAAACGTATGGCAAATGCAAGCTCTCCTGAAACGGGTTATTTTTTTAAATAA
- a CDS encoding glycosyltransferase, whose product MGRAELERAILSVQQQQYPCKHYVFVDGKQYFDKIQALEEKYPDVIFTYLPMNTGANGWTNSYINTIAPFLIKEDIICYLDDDNWYQPEHTQVIANAFTQYEIDVAYTLRCFMTEQGEYICDDNSESLGFYHFEEFGCEITFNNYHRRIGLKVHRGFLVDTNCLAMTIQTARELAHYWTYSQQNDAYVWQQCLQQKKSIMATAQYTVNYVVNIKSYLLQIFYDDFEVQDHQKVEFFHKILKAWNQNVLDRPETKGWHIPSLYIDGKLHML is encoded by the coding sequence ATTGGTCGTGCTGAATTAGAGCGAGCTATTTTAAGTGTGCAACAGCAACAATATCCATGTAAGCATTATGTATTTGTTGATGGTAAACAATATTTTGATAAAATCCAAGCTTTAGAAGAAAAATATCCTGATGTGATTTTTACTTACTTACCCATGAATACAGGGGCAAATGGGTGGACGAATAGTTATATTAATACAATTGCCCCTTTTTTAATCAAGGAAGATATTATTTGCTATTTAGATGATGATAATTGGTATCAACCTGAACATACACAAGTGATTGCAAATGCGTTTACACAATATGAGATTGATGTCGCTTATACATTACGCTGTTTTATGACTGAACAAGGCGAGTATATTTGTGATGATAATAGTGAATCTTTAGGATTTTATCATTTTGAAGAATTTGGCTGTGAAATAACATTCAATAATTATCATAGAAGAATTGGATTAAAAGTCCATCGTGGTTTTTTAGTAGATACCAATTGTTTAGCTATGACGATTCAAACCGCACGAGAGTTAGCACATTATTGGACGTATTCACAACAAAATGATGCTTATGTGTGGCAACAATGTTTGCAACAAAAGAAAAGTATTATGGCAACTGCTCAATATACTGTGAATTATGTAGTGAATATTAAAAGTTATCTTTTACAGATTTTTTATGATGATTTTGAAGTACAAGATCATCAAAAAGTGGAATTTTTTCATAAAATTTTAAAAGCATGGAATCAAAATGTTTTAGATAGACCAGAAACAAAAGGCTGGCATATACCTAGCCTTTATATTGATGGAAAATTGCATATGTTATAA
- the gloB gene encoding hydroxyacylglutathione hydrolase, whose product MSAPFKIHTLDVKNQLQNYIFLLEDTRNQHTVVIDPTEHELVINYCQQYQLNVQQIWITHHHADHTNGIAGLITQYPTAQVFAPALEFDNIPHAQIKLEHEQHFEFNGLDVNVILTAGHTLGHISYFIDALDVVFCGDTLFVMGCGRVFEGTHEQMYHSLNRLSALPPRTAVYCSHEYTLGNAKFALHVEPDNVAIQQRANEIEQLRQQNLPTIPSTIALELETNPFLRVLNVDEFSRLRQMKDDF is encoded by the coding sequence ATGTCTGCTCCATTTAAAATTCATACACTTGATGTAAAAAATCAGCTACAAAATTATATCTTTTTACTGGAAGATACTCGCAATCAACATACTGTAGTTATTGATCCAACAGAACATGAATTGGTTATTAATTATTGCCAACAATATCAGCTTAATGTGCAACAAATTTGGATTACTCATCATCATGCAGACCATACCAATGGTATTGCGGGTTTAATCACACAATATCCTACAGCTCAAGTATTTGCACCCGCTTTGGAATTTGACAATATTCCCCATGCCCAAATTAAATTAGAGCATGAACAACATTTTGAGTTTAATGGTTTAGATGTGAATGTGATTTTAACAGCAGGACATACCTTAGGACATATTAGTTATTTTATTGATGCTTTAGATGTTGTATTCTGTGGCGATACTTTATTTGTTATGGGTTGTGGTCGTGTTTTTGAAGGAACACACGAACAAATGTATCATTCTCTCAATCGTTTATCCGCTTTACCACCACGCACAGCGGTTTACTGTTCACATGAATACACCTTAGGTAATGCAAAATTTGCCTTACACGTTGAGCCTGATAATGTGGCAATTCAACAACGTGCCAATGAAATTGAACAATTACGCCAACAAAATTTACCGACTATTCCAAGTACAATCGCTTTGGAATTGGAGACTAATCCATTTTTGCGTGTGTTAAATGTTGATGAATTTAGTCGTTTACGGCAGATGAAAGATGATTTTTAA
- a CDS encoding NADP-dependent malic enzyme translates to MTAQTLKQQALHYHEFPKPGKISVTPSKPLANQRDLALAYSPGVAEPCLEIAKDPSNAARYTARGNLVAVISNGTAVLGLGNIGALASKPVMEGKGVLFKKFAGVDVFDIEVAETDPDKFISVVSALEPTFGGINLEDIKAPECFYIERTLRERMNIPVFHDDQHGTAIIVSAGLINALKLVNKKIEDIKICVSGAGAAALSCLGLLCALGVQKKNIFVADVNGLLTTSRTDLNEYTEPYKQDTEFTKLSEVIDDADMFLGLSAPNVLTPDMVKRMAKDPIIFALANPNPEILPADAFAVRSDVIMATGRSDYPNQINNALCFPYIFRGALDVGATVINEEMKLACVHAIARLAHVQTESSAYGEKAKTFGRDYLIPGPLDQRLILEIAPAIAKAAMDTGVATRPIEDWDAYHQKLSEFVYNSAFVMKPIFNQAKTAPKRIAYAEGEDLRVLRAAQVVVDEGLAYPVLVGRTAIIEANIQQLGLSLQNGVNIEIVDQEKNPDYEQFWQDYYEIMKRKGISLEFAKREARRRSTLIASLLVKYGKADGMLCGTYSSYGVHLDFVNNVIGLKDGHKNYFAMNLLNLNERNLFIADTYVNTNPTAEQLAELTILAAEEVKRFGVEPRIALLSHSSFGSNQHDPSAQKMREVYQILSEKAPELAVEGEMHADAALDESIRQFAFPNSRYKGSANLLIMPNLDAANIAFNLVKAITGSVVIGPILLGANKPINILTPTTTSRRIVNMTALTVVEVQNQEN, encoded by the coding sequence ATGACTGCTCAAACTTTAAAGCAACAAGCCTTACATTATCATGAATTTCCAAAACCTGGAAAAATTAGCGTTACACCAAGTAAACCATTAGCTAACCAACGTGATTTAGCTTTAGCATATTCACCTGGCGTTGCTGAACCGTGTTTAGAAATTGCCAAAGACCCTTCTAATGCAGCACGTTATACTGCTCGTGGTAATTTGGTTGCTGTAATTAGTAATGGTACTGCAGTATTAGGCTTAGGAAATATTGGTGCTTTAGCTTCAAAACCTGTGATGGAAGGTAAAGGGGTCTTATTTAAAAAATTTGCTGGGGTAGATGTTTTTGATATCGAAGTTGCAGAAACTGACCCAGATAAATTTATTAGTGTAGTATCAGCACTAGAGCCTACTTTTGGCGGTATCAATTTAGAAGATATTAAAGCACCTGAGTGTTTTTATATTGAACGTACCTTGCGTGAGCGTATGAATATTCCTGTATTCCATGATGACCAACATGGTACAGCAATTATTGTGAGTGCAGGTTTAATTAATGCATTAAAATTAGTCAATAAAAAAATTGAAGATATTAAAATCTGTGTATCTGGTGCAGGTGCTGCTGCCCTATCCTGTTTAGGTTTATTATGTGCTTTGGGCGTACAAAAGAAAAATATCTTTGTCGCTGATGTAAATGGTTTATTAACCACATCTCGCACAGATTTAAACGAATATACTGAACCATATAAACAAGACACTGAATTTACTAAATTATCTGAAGTCATCGATGACGCTGATATGTTTTTAGGTCTATCTGCACCAAACGTTTTAACACCTGATATGGTTAAACGTATGGCAAAAGACCCTATTATCTTTGCTTTAGCCAATCCAAACCCAGAGATTTTACCAGCTGACGCATTTGCCGTTCGTTCTGACGTGATTATGGCAACAGGACGTTCAGACTATCCAAACCAAATTAATAATGCCTTATGTTTCCCTTACATCTTCCGTGGTGCATTAGATGTTGGTGCAACAGTAATTAATGAAGAAATGAAATTGGCGTGCGTTCATGCGATTGCACGTTTAGCACATGTACAAACTGAAAGTTCTGCTTATGGTGAAAAAGCAAAAACTTTTGGACGTGATTATTTAATCCCTGGTCCATTAGACCAACGCTTAATTTTGGAAATTGCTCCTGCAATTGCTAAAGCAGCAATGGATACTGGCGTAGCGACTCGCCCAATTGAAGATTGGGATGCATATCATCAAAAACTTTCAGAGTTTGTTTATAACTCTGCCTTTGTGATGAAACCTATCTTTAACCAAGCAAAAACTGCTCCAAAACGTATCGCTTATGCTGAAGGTGAAGATTTACGTGTATTGCGTGCTGCACAAGTCGTGGTTGATGAAGGTTTAGCTTATCCAGTGTTGGTTGGTCGTACTGCAATTATTGAGGCAAATATTCAACAGTTAGGTTTAAGTTTACAAAATGGTGTAAATATTGAAATTGTCGATCAAGAAAAAAATCCTGATTATGAACAATTTTGGCAAGATTATTATGAAATCATGAAACGTAAAGGTATTTCACTTGAATTTGCTAAACGTGAAGCACGTCGTCGTTCAACCTTAATTGCTTCTTTATTGGTAAAATATGGTAAAGCTGATGGTATGTTGTGCGGTACTTATTCAAGCTATGGTGTACATTTAGACTTTGTGAATAATGTAATTGGTTTGAAAGATGGGCACAAAAACTACTTCGCAATGAACTTATTAAACTTAAATGAGCGTAATTTGTTTATCGCTGATACTTATGTTAATACCAATCCAACAGCAGAACAGCTTGCAGAATTGACAATTTTAGCAGCAGAAGAAGTGAAACGTTTTGGCGTAGAACCACGTATTGCCTTACTTTCTCACTCAAGTTTTGGTAGTAACCAACATGACCCATCAGCACAAAAAATGCGTGAAGTCTATCAAATTTTAAGTGAAAAAGCACCAGAATTAGCGGTAGAAGGTGAAATGCACGCCGATGCAGCTTTAGATGAAAGTATTCGTCAATTTGCATTCCCAAATTCACGCTACAAAGGTTCAGCAAATTTATTGATTATGCCAAATCTTGATGCAGCTAATATTGCATTTAACTTGGTAAAAGCGATTACTGGTAGTGTAGTCATTGGTCCAATTTTATTGGGTGCTAATAAACCAATTAATATCTTAACACCAACTACAACATCACGCCGTATTGTTAACATGACAGCTTTAACGGTTGTTGAAGTACAAAATCAAGAAAATTAA
- a CDS encoding phospholipase A: MNKLHFSLYSLSGIALLYSPYVLADTDKAKTDPITIQSPTLQPTSVNACVAISANAQRLECYDTLFRLDEQQKQQVLQEQQAEKQFVSLVKQANLDENATLKEKIAHNWNNTELFSAGDDFNPNISFLDRHWELSPDSKLGTWNIHTYQPTYVLPLFVTTDKNTMPKSENPLNTVTAAKNYDSLESKFQLSLKTKAVENIFGDNGDIWLGYTQSSRWQVYNGEESRPFRETNYEPEAMLMFRTNYNVLGLNARLLGVGFNHQSNGSSDPFSRSWNRVTFHAGFEKNNFALMLRPWIRIPEAKAKDDNNPNIENYIGQGDLTAYYQHNQHNFALMLRHSLKGGNDSHGAVQFDWTFPIYGKLRGHFQVFDGYGESLIDYNHRATYFGLGVALADGF; this comes from the coding sequence ATGAATAAATTACATTTCTCCCTTTACAGTCTTAGTGGTATTGCCTTACTGTATAGCCCTTATGTCCTTGCAGATACTGATAAGGCAAAGACTGACCCTATTACTATTCAATCGCCAACATTACAGCCAACATCGGTTAATGCTTGTGTTGCCATTTCTGCTAATGCACAACGTTTAGAATGTTATGACACATTATTTCGTTTAGATGAACAACAAAAACAGCAAGTTTTGCAAGAGCAACAGGCGGAAAAACAATTTGTAAGTTTGGTAAAACAAGCCAATTTAGATGAAAATGCGACATTAAAAGAAAAAATTGCCCATAATTGGAACAATACTGAATTGTTTAGTGCAGGCGATGATTTTAATCCTAATATTTCATTTTTAGACCGTCATTGGGAATTGTCTCCAGACAGTAAATTAGGTACATGGAATATTCATACTTACCAACCGACTTATGTTTTACCGCTATTTGTAACAACTGATAAAAATACGATGCCCAAAAGTGAAAATCCGCTCAATACAGTTACAGCGGCTAAAAATTATGATTCTTTAGAGTCTAAATTTCAACTTTCACTTAAAACCAAAGCGGTTGAAAATATTTTTGGCGATAATGGCGATATATGGCTTGGCTATACGCAATCATCACGTTGGCAAGTGTATAATGGCGAAGAATCACGCCCATTCCGTGAAACCAATTATGAACCTGAAGCTATGCTTATGTTCCGTACCAATTATAATGTATTGGGTTTAAATGCACGTTTATTAGGTGTTGGTTTTAACCATCAATCCAATGGTAGTTCTGATCCATTTTCTCGCAGCTGGAATCGTGTAACATTCCATGCAGGATTTGAAAAAAATAATTTTGCCTTGATGTTACGCCCTTGGATACGTATACCTGAGGCTAAGGCTAAAGATGATAATAATCCTAATATCGAAAATTATATCGGTCAAGGCGATTTAACAGCTTATTATCAACATAATCAACACAATTTTGCTTTAATGTTACGTCATTCATTAAAAGGCGGTAATGATAGTCATGGTGCTGTGCAATTTGACTGGACATTTCCGATTTATGGTAAATTGCGTGGACATTTCCAAGTATTTGATGGCTATGGCGAAAGTCTAATTGATTATAATCATCGTGCGACTTATTTTGGTTTAGGTGTTGCATTAGCAGATGGATTTTAA
- a CDS encoding insulinase family protein codes for MTFPTSSHQDFKLISQQAMPSLGIEVQHYQHKKTGAIHYHLAHHSDENVFLVAFRTQPMDSTGKAHILEHTVLCGSQQFPVRDPFFLMIRRSLNTFMNAFTSSDWTAYPFATQNIKDYDNLLAVYLDAVFAPNLNPLDFAQEGIRIELENEQAVYKGVVFNEMKGAMSSPSSQLYYHLAHHLYPHTTYHYNSGGDPKNIPDLTYEQLVEFYQSHYHPSNSVFMTFGNRPVDELHSQFAPVLAKFERGETLHSTPETRLTAPIQVVEQYANDGGDLSDKTYHLLAWLLPQASDLKVRLGMRLVEGVLLENSASPLRHYLETCDYAQATSPMMGIDDSNFEMTFYCGVQGSNPEHAEQFEQGVFDILRDVASKPADPELIEAILHQIELHQREVSGDGMPYGLNVMLQGLNAPIHHYDPISLWDVDSALNQVKQELQDPMWVSNLIQTYLIDNPHRVRLTLQPDNEVSKREQQAELDRLADITAKLTDDDKAKIHKQTEDLRIRQNTPDDLDLLPKVGLDDIPADLHIVQGQLREILVNNTDVPLNLYTAGTNGLYYQQVLIHLDDDVINSPYFSILTILMGEVGAGEWDYLTLQQLQTAHTGGIGMGVSTRSVVNDKDKISAWTTLTTKSLTSKLDAISLLKTTFEQLRFDEKERIIELLQQRKNRWQSQLSGVAHQYAMQTASRHHSALENRDYANTGLPAFVWLRDTLAKIEQDDVAYQQFIDAVQAIHQRLLTAKKQFLLVCEAQQSERLLEEVQNVWYQLQQPQQAKTVQQVARHQNTQHQAWLMQANVQFCATAYPAVDVSHPDAVPFMVLGGYLRNGFLHSAIREQGGAYGGGAGYDGNACSFRFYSYRDPRLTETFADFDHAINWLLNEPQQPHQLEEAILGLIASMDKPGSPAGEAIGACYAYLHQRTPTFRKAMRQKILNVTLEDLQRIAREYLRPELASKSVVAPFNQRENLEQLGFEVFQID; via the coding sequence ATGACATTTCCAACATCTAGCCATCAAGATTTTAAACTGATTTCACAACAAGCCATGCCATCATTGGGCATTGAAGTACAACATTATCAACATAAAAAAACGGGTGCAATTCACTACCATTTAGCTCATCATTCCGATGAAAATGTATTTTTAGTCGCATTCCGCACACAACCAATGGATTCTACAGGTAAAGCCCATATTTTAGAACATACCGTTTTATGTGGTTCTCAACAATTCCCTGTACGAGACCCATTTTTCTTGATGATTCGCCGTTCACTCAATACCTTCATGAATGCATTTACATCATCGGATTGGACAGCTTATCCTTTTGCTACGCAAAATATTAAAGATTATGATAATTTACTAGCCGTTTATTTAGATGCTGTTTTTGCACCAAATTTAAATCCTTTGGATTTTGCTCAGGAAGGTATCCGTATTGAATTGGAAAATGAGCAAGCAGTCTATAAAGGTGTTGTATTTAATGAAATGAAAGGAGCGATGAGTTCTCCTTCATCACAGCTTTATTACCATTTAGCACATCATTTATATCCACATACCACTTATCATTATAATTCTGGTGGCGACCCCAAAAATATTCCCGATTTAACTTATGAACAACTAGTCGAGTTTTATCAATCGCATTATCACCCAAGTAATTCGGTGTTTATGACTTTTGGTAATCGTCCTGTTGATGAATTACATAGCCAATTTGCACCTGTTTTAGCTAAGTTTGAACGTGGAGAAACTTTACATTCTACCCCTGAAACACGTTTAACAGCTCCGATTCAAGTCGTTGAACAATATGCCAATGATGGTGGCGATTTAAGTGATAAAACTTATCATTTATTAGCATGGTTATTACCGCAAGCCAGTGATTTAAAAGTGCGTTTAGGTATGCGTTTAGTTGAAGGTGTATTACTGGAAAATTCAGCATCGCCATTACGTCATTATTTAGAAACGTGCGATTATGCCCAAGCGACATCGCCAATGATGGGTATTGATGATAGCAATTTTGAAATGACATTCTATTGTGGCGTTCAAGGCTCAAATCCTGAACATGCTGAACAATTTGAACAAGGCGTATTTGATATTTTACGTGATGTGGCAAGCAAACCTGCCGACCCAGAATTAATTGAAGCTATTTTACATCAAATTGAACTTCATCAACGGGAAGTCAGTGGCGATGGTATGCCTTATGGTTTAAATGTAATGTTGCAAGGTTTAAATGCTCCAATTCATCACTATGATCCAATCAGTTTATGGGACGTGGATAGTGCTTTAAACCAAGTAAAACAAGAATTACAAGACCCGATGTGGGTATCAAATTTAATTCAAACTTACTTAATTGATAATCCACACCGTGTACGTTTAACTTTACAGCCCGATAATGAAGTTTCAAAACGTGAACAGCAAGCTGAATTAGATCGCTTAGCTGATATTACCGCAAAATTAACTGATGATGATAAAGCCAAGATTCACAAGCAAACAGAAGATTTACGCATTCGCCAAAATACACCTGATGATTTAGATTTATTGCCAAAAGTGGGTTTAGACGATATTCCTGCTGATTTGCATATTGTACAAGGTCAGTTGCGTGAAATTTTAGTCAATAATACCGATGTTCCGTTGAATTTATATACAGCAGGAACAAATGGTTTATATTATCAACAAGTACTCATTCATCTTGATGATGATGTGATTAATTCGCCTTATTTCTCAATTTTAACCATTTTAATGGGCGAAGTAGGTGCAGGCGAATGGGACTATTTAACACTACAACAATTACAAACTGCTCATACAGGCGGTATTGGTATGGGGGTTTCAACCCGTAGTGTAGTCAATGATAAAGATAAAATTAGTGCGTGGACGACTTTAACCACTAAATCTTTAACGTCAAAACTTGATGCAATTTCTTTATTAAAAACAACATTTGAACAATTACGTTTTGATGAAAAAGAGCGTATTATTGAGTTATTACAACAGCGTAAAAACCGTTGGCAAAGCCAATTATCTGGTGTCGCACATCAATACGCTATGCAAACCGCATCACGTCATCATAGTGCTTTAGAAAATCGTGATTATGCCAATACAGGTTTACCTGCGTTTGTATGGTTACGTGATACTTTAGCCAAAATCGAACAAGATGATGTGGCTTATCAACAATTTATCGATGCGGTACAAGCCATTCATCAACGTTTACTCACAGCAAAAAAACAATTTTTATTGGTGTGTGAAGCACAACAAAGTGAACGTTTATTGGAAGAAGTGCAAAATGTATGGTATCAATTGCAACAACCACAACAAGCCAAAACTGTTCAACAAGTTGCACGCCATCAAAATACCCAACATCAAGCATGGCTTATGCAAGCGAATGTACAATTCTGTGCAACAGCTTATCCTGCGGTAGATGTTTCTCACCCTGACGCTGTGCCATTTATGGTACTTGGTGGTTATTTACGCAATGGTTTCTTACATAGTGCGATTCGTGAACAAGGTGGTGCTTATGGTGGCGGTGCAGGTTATGATGGTAATGCGTGTTCATTCCGTTTTTATAGCTACCGTGACCCACGCTTAACAGAAACTTTTGCTGATTTTGACCATGCAATTAATTGGTTACTTAATGAACCGCAACAACCACATCAATTAGAAGAAGCTATTTTAGGTTTAATCGCAAGTATGGATAAACCTGGCTCTCCAGCAGGTGAGGCGATTGGTGCGTGTTATGCCTATTTACATCAACGTACACCAACATTCCGTAAAGCCATGCGTCAAAAAATCTTAAATGTTACACTTGAAGATTTGCAACGCATTGCTCGTGAATATTTACGTCCTGAATTGGCGAGTAAATCAGTGGTTGCTCCATTTAATCAACGTGAGAACTTAGAGCAATTAGGCTTTGAAGTATTTCAAATTGATTGA
- a CDS encoding DNA primase, which produces MAIPQHTIDQILDRTDLVDLIGKYVKLKKSGRSYSGCCPFHQEKTPSFHVYRDKQYYHCFGCQANGNAIKFLMEYESRSFPDVMKQLASETGIDLPKDDFEQKKSAYKRNQTTTYKNSSVDNNTIEYQHLPADVPLTEADYFVDTTQHFNDNYFLPDETFMPSAQEEGNLYDLLEYITQYYQQQLWHNAQAQAYFSKRGLSKETIQAWRLGYAPDGWQHLQQTFPQDIEGLKLLGLIRTSNNGRDFCLLRDRVIFPIRDSKGRVVGFGGRALNDETKPKYINSPDSDIFHKNQLLYGLYEGSKQKAKDWLMVEGYMDVIALQQNGIHGAVATLGTASNAEHLSQLFKRNPRLTLAFDGDQAGQKAAQRTLEIALPLLTDGRELQFFVLPAEHDPDSLIRQYGVEHFKQLWQQSPLLSDFLFSLLSQHYDISTPEGKSLVMGDLKPLTDLLPKYNSFKYLLTQSFKEKLGLAWRFNRKTIQQQDASLSFNSPSSTEDHVIAILIQYPSLYTRFEMLRAVINPNLLLSDILTTLHYVYEHLPDDAQAQSYYMLGACANYQYEINQIIQRVPLAYLQDGVEKIDRLAHEYSLTLQSKYLKEHLKSEQAKNIKTLAYLREQLNVIQKQILFRDEF; this is translated from the coding sequence ATGGCAATTCCACAACATACCATAGACCAAATTTTAGACCGTACTGATTTAGTTGATTTAATTGGCAAATATGTCAAACTCAAAAAATCAGGGCGTTCTTATTCTGGTTGTTGTCCATTTCATCAAGAAAAAACACCATCATTTCATGTTTACCGTGATAAGCAGTATTATCATTGTTTTGGCTGTCAGGCGAATGGTAATGCAATTAAATTTTTAATGGAATATGAAAGCCGTTCATTTCCTGATGTAATGAAACAGTTAGCAAGTGAAACAGGTATTGATTTACCCAAAGATGATTTTGAACAGAAAAAAAGTGCCTATAAACGTAATCAAACAACAACCTATAAAAATTCATCTGTTGATAATAATACCATAGAATATCAACATTTACCTGCTGATGTACCATTGACTGAAGCAGATTATTTTGTAGATACAACACAGCATTTTAATGATAATTATTTTTTACCTGATGAAACTTTTATGCCATCTGCACAAGAAGAAGGTAATTTATACGATTTATTAGAATACATTACGCAATATTATCAACAACAATTATGGCATAATGCACAAGCACAGGCATATTTTAGTAAACGTGGTTTAAGCAAAGAAACTATTCAAGCATGGCGATTAGGCTATGCTCCTGATGGTTGGCAACATTTACAACAGACTTTTCCACAAGATATTGAGGGTTTAAAATTACTCGGTTTAATTCGTACCAGTAATAATGGGCGAGATTTTTGTTTATTAAGAGACCGTGTGATTTTCCCTATCCGTGATAGCAAAGGGCGTGTGGTTGGTTTTGGTGGACGAGCTTTAAATGATGAAACTAAGCCTAAATATATCAACTCGCCAGATTCAGATATTTTTCATAAAAATCAATTACTTTATGGTTTATATGAAGGCAGTAAACAAAAAGCGAAAGATTGGCTCATGGTTGAAGGCTACATGGACGTAATTGCCTTGCAACAAAATGGTATTCATGGTGCGGTAGCAACACTTGGCACAGCAAGTAATGCTGAACATTTATCACAATTATTTAAACGTAATCCACGTTTAACCTTAGCGTTTGATGGCGACCAAGCAGGTCAAAAAGCAGCACAACGCACATTGGAAATCGCTTTACCATTATTAACTGATGGACGAGAATTGCAATTTTTTGTACTGCCAGCCGAGCATGACCCTGATTCCCTAATTCGTCAATATGGTGTAGAACATTTCAAGCAATTATGGCAACAATCACCGTTATTATCGGATTTTTTGTTCTCTTTACTTAGCCAACACTATGATATTAGTACACCTGAAGGTAAAAGTTTAGTGATGGGTGATTTAAAGCCTTTAACCGATTTATTGCCTAAGTATAATTCTTTTAAATATCTTTTAACACAATCATTTAAAGAAAAATTAGGCTTAGCTTGGCGTTTTAATCGTAAAACCATTCAACAGCAAGATGCATCATTATCCTTTAATAGCCCAAGTTCAACCGAAGACCATGTGATTGCAATTTTAATCCAATATCCAAGTCTATATACACGTTTTGAAATGTTGCGTGCGGTAATTAATCCAAATCTATTATTGTCAGATATTTTGACCACGCTACATTATGTTTATGAACATTTACCAGATGATGCACAAGCACAAAGTTATTATATGCTCGGTGCTTGTGCCAATTATCAATATGAAATTAATCAAATTATCCAACGTGTTCCGCTGGCTTATTTACAAGATGGCGTAGAAAAAATTGACCGTTTAGCCCATGAATATAGTTTAACGTTACAAAGTAAATATTTGAAAGAACATTTAAAATCTGAACAAGCTAAGAATATCAAAACTTTAGCTTATTTGCGTGAACAATTAAATGTCATTCAAAAACAAATTTTGTTTAGAGATGAATTTTAA